The Ipomoea triloba cultivar NCNSP0323 chromosome 4, ASM357664v1 DNA segment GATTATTATAGGCGTTAAGGAAGGAGCCGATGACTGTTTATGGCGATGGAAAGCAGACAAGAAGTTTCCAATTTGTATCTGATTTGGTAAGtcatttctcaaattattgtctTTATTTCGCTGTTCTAACTACTCCATTATATGCTTATATATGTTGAATATCACATGCTAGCTCACACTGCAAAAGATTCGATTTTGGTAATAACTTTTAGTTGTGTATAAagtattactttaaaaaaaaaaactgtgcaAGAATTGAAATGATGGGGTTTGGGTAAAAAGAGGAAAATGAACAATTTTCAAATAGTTGGGTACAAGCTTATCGTGTACTACACCCAATAATAATTGCAATAGAAATTTCCAGCAGTTCAATCTGcttcaattataattttcacTTTCTGGTACCAATAACTGGAATGAGTCTGTGAAATTTGAGCTTGAGATTTTGGGGCTTCAAAGGTGGATTCAGTCATTATATAACTGTAAAAGAGTACAGTTATACTGTGAAAACTACTAGTCCCCTCGGGTCGTCATTAATAGGGCATCTTACAAGGTAAAAAGGGCGCACATGGGTGGGGGATTAGTTCAGGTGCAAACTGGGACAGAGGGAGGGGTTTCCCATGTACGGCTGTATCACATCGATAGCGGCAGCTTGTTACATTATTCATCCACCCATTGTTTCATTCTGGACCATATCTCGATTGAGATGTATGGGGACTAAATTAATAAGTTGCACGCAATGGCGAATCAAAAGCTGCCGAATTTAGTATTGCACAATTTTGTTCATTTACAGCTAGCTGGATTTAGTTGAGTTGGTGTGTTTTTGGAGTAGAAAGGGCTAATGCGTGTTGAATTGTTGATTGGTTTAAGGTTGACGGTCTTATCCGGTTGATGGAAGGAGAACACGTTGGACCTTTTAACCTTGGAAACCCAGGCGAATTCACCATGCTTGAACTAGCCAAGGTGTGTAGCTCACCTCTTCCATTCCATGAGCTATGAAATTACAGTTAGAATTTGTATTGAAAGAATGGCGGGTGGTGGTGCAGGTTGTGCAGGAAACCATTGATCCAAATGCTCGGATAGAGTTCAGGCCAAATACAGAGGATGACCCGCACATGAGGAAGCCTGATATCTCGAGGGCAAAAGAACTGCTTGGATGGGAGCCCAAAGTGCCTCTAAGAAAGGGTTTGCCAATGATGGTGCAAGACTTCAGGCAGCGTGTCTTTGGTGACCACAAAGAAGATGCTCCAACAACCTCTACAACCTAATAATGCTTCCAATATTTGACAATCATGTTTGTACGTGGTCAACAAGGTAAAAACGTGGCACAACACCATTGACCATTACAATTTCCCATGCTATGCTGCTTCTGCCGCACCGTATTCTGTCGGTGCTACTCATCCAGTCCGTATCCTTCATCGTCCTTTAAACAGTTCTAGAGCTTTTTATTTCCTTAGAGATATCTACcatttttgtatcttaaaaaTCCAATGCTATTACTTATGTAGACAACAAGCTTTATATTATGGAGTGGagtattcaaatattcaataaattGTGTCCATTTTCTTACAAGTCCATGGTACCTTTATTCAACTACACAACACAATGCAATTAgacaattaaactaaaaaaaaaacccttgcCTTTTCAAGTGAGAATGCAGTCTGGCCTTTCCTGGAAAgctgaatttttttaaaattaaaattattattaaataattatttaatttaaatttatttaaaaaaatttaaaaatattttaaaattcagtAGGCCACATCAACATGTTATCAAGTCAAAAGGTCATTTTAAGTTAAATTCTACTCATTATTTTGCATTATTCAGGAACCTAATTGTAAATTCCTTTTAgttcaatggtccaattgcattTTACTGTGTAATTGGATAGCCTATTTGGCTCTTATTTCAATTTCTTATTATGTACTAAAAAGATAATGCACCAATTCATCCTTATCACATACAGAGAAATAGTATGATCATGAAATGGGGGCGGAACAAAGTTTATATAATCTTGTGCCAGTAGGAAAGAGTACACAAAAGGATAATAACAAAAAGACCAGTAGCCGAGGGTTTTGTAGTATAGAAAGCTGTTCTACAATATCTTACAACAACCAAAGTCTAAATTGAGAAAATCAATATAACTGCAATAGTAATCTCTTCAGTGCAACAGGGACTCCGGATGACAAGCAGTGCAGCAGTAGCCTGTAGGACATGAAGTCATTTAGAACCTAAATATACTATTATGAGCTGGAAGGGGGTAAAGATGGTAACATGATTTGTgggtgggtgggggggggggggggggttNNNNNNNNNNNNNNNNNNNNNNNNNNNNNNNNNNNNNNNNNNNNNNNNNNNNNNNNNNNNNNNNNNNNNNNNNNNNNNNNNNNNNNNNNNNNNNNNNNNNNNNNNNNNNNNNNNNNNNNNNNNNNNNNNNNNNNNNNNNNNNNNNNNNNNNNNNNNNNNNNNNNNNNNNNNNNNNNNNNNNNNNNNNNNNNNNNNNNNNNNNNNNNNNNNNNNNNNNNNNNNNNNNNNNNNNNNNNNNNNNNNNNNNNNNNNNNNNNNNNNNNNNNNNNNNNNNNNNNNNNNNNNNNNNNNNNNNNNNNNNNNNNNNNNNNNNNNNNNNNNNNNNNNNNNNNNNNNNNNNNNNNNNNNNNNNNNNNNNNNNNNNNNNNNNNNNNNNNNNNNNNNNNNNNNNNNNNNNNNNNNNNNNNNNNNNNNNNNNNNNNNNNNNNNNNNNNNNNNNNNNNNNNNNNNNNNNNNNNNNNNNNNNNNNNNNNNNNNNNNNNNNNNNNNNNNNNNNNNNNNNNNNNNNNNNNNNNNNNNNNNNNNNNNNNNNNNNNNNNNNNNNNNNNNNNNNNNNNNNNNNNNNNNNNNNNNNNNNNNNNNNNNNNNNNNNNNNNNNNNNNNNNNNNNNNNNNNNNNNNNNNNNNNNNNNNNNNNNNNNNNNNNNNNNNNNNNNNNNNNNNNNNNNNNNNNNNNNNNNNNNNNNNNNNNNNNNNNNNNNNNNNNNNNNNNNNNNNNNNNNNNNNNNNNNNNNNNNNNNNNNNNNNNNNNNNNNNNNNNNNNNNNNNNNNNNNNNNNNNNNNNNNNNNNNNNNNNNNNNNNNNNNNNNNNNNNNNNNNNNNNNNNNNNNNNNNNNNNNNNNNNNNNNNNNNNNNNNNNNNNNNNNNNNNNNNNNNNNNNNNNNNNNNNNNNNNNNNNNNNNNNNNNNNNNNNgggggggggggggggggggggggggggggggggggggggggggggggggggggggggggggggggggggggggggggggggggggggggggggggggggggggggggggggggggggggggggggggggggggggggggggggggagataATGGGTTGACACTGAAAAAAAGGTCACTAATGGGGACTTATAATTTGGAGCGATAGTAGTGCTAATTCTTTTGTATCCTCTTCACTCCAATTGCCATAAAACAAGTGATATGAAGTTGAAGGAAGAACATTGATCTGTCATAGCCCAAAAAATTAAAGTCTCATACTGGTGACATCCCATTTCAGCCATGTGCATAAAGAATCCATCAACTAATTTCAGTTCCAGGCACAAGACACCAAGGTTTGAACAATTAATCTCAAGTCCATGGATGTTAAAGATATAATCCATAAAACAGAAATATAGAAGAATGTTAATTACATGGTGCTCATACTCCTCAGGGACTCAAACAAAATAGAACAAAGGAGGAATACCTTCTATTTAGGATTTCGGAGGACAATGATCACAGAATCTCCACGTAGGAACATCTTGCTAATAAACCTATCCTTGTTAACAGGAAGAgctttctttttccctttgcCAGTTTTGGGAACCTGCAGTCAAAACGTAGATATCAAACAAATGGGAAACTATACTACTAAAAAGTTCAAAACATATCAGGATATCTAATTCTTCAATAAAAGAGCACCTCAGTCCACATCTCTCTAACATTTTCCAGCACCATGTTGCAATGCCGATCAAAAGCCCTGACACGCCCTAGAAGCTTTCTGTTGTTACGACAGTTGATGAGCACCTAAATGCCAGCAAAGAGTAAGGAACATtgtcagttttttttaaaaaaatatatatccaaGACTGTATTCTCTTTCAAATAAAAACATGCAAACCTTCTTAATTAGGAACTATATATTGTTGGGGTGGGGAAGAGGGGGAGGAAGGGGTGCATATGTAGCATAACACATACAAAAAGCGTTAACATAGTAAGATCAAATACCTGTGTGTTGTTCCTGACACTCATCATGAGGACAGAAAGTGGCCCCGTGTTGAATTCCTCTTCTTCATTCTTCCCCTGACAAAGGCAAGCAATaaaatcaaactttaaaaagaaccaaaataaaaataatagtaataataaaaaaatcatcataTGAATCAAATAAGAAACACACACAGCATGTATTACTAAATAAAAGAAGCAGACAGATGGAGGTTTCATCTAGTTATATATTGTATCAGACAAATCATCTAAAGCAATATCCCTATTACTTGCCTTTCATTTCAGACAGAAATGTTGAGGGAGAATTCGCAATAGATTAACATGAAAATCTGGAGTTCAGTTATATGGAGTATATGAAAAGAATGCAAAAGGTGATGAGAGAAGGAATTTGAGAGAATCAATAATGCTACTGGTGTGACCAATCAAGTTTTTCCATCTTCCTTTTTAGGCAGCAAAATCTACTAAGAGATGCACTGCATTAGACTAACTTCAAAACCTGGAGTTCAGTTATGTGAAATGAATGCAGAAGGACGATGtctcaataattatatatatatatatatatatatacctaaactTCAAATTCATCATGGACACTGAAGGCAAATGAATAAGATTATACCCTAGGCCAAAaaaggaaagaatttgaaaataatgTAGGGAGCTGGTAATCAAATAGGAAACAAATAGAAAACTTACAGGTGCATCCTCTTCCATTGGCCGACTGCACAATTGCAAAACACATCGTGAATTAGTAATCGATATTTCATTGAGTtgtaaaataagaaagaaagaaaaaagaaggtcGTCAATAATCTACCAGTGTTCATTTTACTCGCTAGGGTTTTGGACAGCATAATGCATCATAAAACGGAGAGAACAATGAAAACAGAAACGAAGCGAAATGAACAAACCTCATTTCCGGTGGAAAAGGACTTCGAAAGCAAGCACTGCGAAAAGAAGAGTAAGATTACTAGCTCAAAATTGCAGAAGCTAGAGATTATGCACCACATATAAACGCGAGTAAAATTTAGATCATAAAgctaaattcaaaaaaaaaaaattaccggACAGAGGGTTTACAGAGTAGGGTTTTGAAATCCGGTCACTGTCGATTGAAGTCCGAAGAGGAACGCGACAGTGATAATAGAGGCACTGAAATGCGGGATAGAACGTGGGCCGGTGGGCTTTTATGATAAAAATACTTTTCGCATTATAGGCTtccaaaaaattgtatttgTAATTGGGCTTAATCTCCAATATTACGGAAATATGAAATATGTTAATATTCCTTAATTTAGCATTTAGCAATATGACACCATATTGAGTTAGAGAACCATTTTTTGGTGGCTTCAAGGAAGGTTTATAGTATAGATAATTGAGTGTTCCAGAACATCCATTGAGAAGTCAATCAATAAATGGATTGTGAATGGCCAATCAATATACAAATTGCATGACTAACAAGTTGTTAATGTTGCGAATTTTTATCAATATCTACAAATTGGATGACAGACAAGTTATTAATGGTGCAAATATTTTTGTAGTGTTGGATGGTCTTAAGCCATTATGACTTTTGCTTGAGAAGGTCCTTTTGGTTCCACGACAATGGTGAGCCAATGGTTCAAGCCTATATCTTATTTTACTTGTCACTAGACACATAAAACGAGATAAAAAGCATACTAGAACTATAAGCCAGGTTCATAGTTCGTTTAGAGGTTATGCAAGATTAAGAACAAGATCTCAAGTAGACACCCTAATCAAAATGGCATCATCCACACAATATCTTAAACTGAAATGGTAACAGAATATTGTCATCTACAAAGAAACCTTTGAAATATGTAAAGCTATGACATCCCTCATCATGTGTCTAAACTCATTTGTTCAATCCATTGGCAATGTGTTGAATTGTACAACATTTGTTCTCAACTCAACTACCCACAATCAAGGGGTTTTTATCTTGGTACATGTGGTATCTTTTGCATAGTTTCTCTAGTGTTGCCACCGAATGCTGCATCTTGTTCAGTTTCGTGTCCATGAACATGCGCTGCAACCAAAGagggaaaggaaaaaaaaaatcatttccacTAAGAGAAAGACATGGCAGAGCTAGTAAGTGAGTGATAAAGGATGTCAAAGGCACTTCATACCTGGTAGTCGTCTCCATATTCCTCCACAAGTTTGCGAACATAAACCCGTTGCATCGCTGTTAAAGGTTGTGGAGGTGCACTCTGCCCATCTCGTCGCTTCTTTCCAAGTGCAGACTTCAGGTCTGTAAATCTCCAAGCATTGTTAGTGCACTACAAGAACCATGAATTTATGCAACATGGGTGTGATATCTAACCTACGGCTAGGAAAGGGGAAGCCAGCAGACAAAAGTTATGAAAACAGGGGAGAAGCATCCCAACAATGGTAACAAACTAGATTCGCAGATTAAGCTATTTACAGCctgaatttgtaattttattggGGAAATATGTTTAATTCAAACCAGCATTCATATTTCATAGGATGCATTCCCACAACTCCTCAGTACAAGCATTGTTAGGTTTTTAGGTTGAATTGTTAGTACAGAGAACTATTTTAGGTTGAATTATCTAAACAAATGAGATTtaggtttttttatttttattttttgaaactaAGATTTAGGTTTAATCATCACCAAGAACAAAAGCATTATAATAGCTAGCACCACTTTCATCctcttgattaattaaaaagCAACATATAAATGCAAAGACTGACCGTCTTCCTCGAGGTCGCTGCCGGAATCGAGAGGCTGGAACTCGGCGTCAGAGTCGGCGTCATCGGCGGAAGCGGGCGGCGGGACCTGAAGAGAATCGCTCTCGACGATGTGGGAGGTGCGAGAGCGGACGCCGAGCAAGTTGGGGTTGGAAACGACGCCAAAGGACTTGTAATTCTCAATGACGCTGCCCTTTTCGTCCCACTGTGAGTGAGGATCCAGGAGAGACCGGAGCTTCGGCGGAACATTGAACGCCGGTTTGAATATGTGAGGGTTTTTCTTTGGCAATCCTACTCTCACCTTAGCTCTTGAACTCTTGTATTTCCTTCGCGACCTCCCCATCTCTCTCTGCGCGCCGGAAGGCGGAAgtgggtttagggttagggtttatgCCCCAATTTCTTTACTTCTTCCCAGATTTTGTGAGTGACATTATTTTAGGCATAAAtgttttattgaaaataaaaatatttcaccGTCCATAAGTAATAGTGATGGTCAATTAGTGGTCCGTAAGGATGCACAGCCGACCGAGACATATGGCCAATTAAGAAGGTCATGTTGGAGTCCATTAGAGCGCAAGTAAGCTtcgtttggaaagtaggaaaataacttttggaaaatgaataatttttcagaaaataagtcattttttaaaaaatagttttatttctaATGTTTAGATGTATTCTGAAAAATTGTCTTTacgtgtgtttggttcattttctgaaaaataggtagaattgtataattaaacattgtaattattttatttaaaatataaaaaattataataatattaaaataattttatttattaaaaatagaattaaaaaatcaaaaataaaatttaaaaaaacacgTAAAACAACGGGTTTCCTCAGAAACCTGTACTGTGTCCGTCGGTTTTCAACGATTTTCATCGGTTTCTGACGGTTTCTCACCTCTTTGGTTCATTTtcggtcatgggtgatatgagATATAAGTTGGTTTTGGCCGAGAACATGCGGAATGTCATTTTGGCgattccagaaaatgacttacgtaagtcattttccggaaaaatgaactgattttccttggtcaacgaaAAATATTTCCATTGCCCGCAATTTCCGATCGAAGTGGGTAGCTCCAGTAGACCCATAGATCATGGAACAAATAGGGTGGGTAGGCCCAAGCACCCCACTACACGTATAGAACGTTGTCATGTAAGAATAAACATAAAATCATAATACACTGTAATGATTTAACCTAATAGCGGAAGCCATAGGACCGAAAACAAAATGATTTAATGAATAAACCTTATGTTCATTCTTGATTTGTAATTAGTTATCAAAAACTAATTACTGCCACAATGGCTAAATTTGACCTTATAAACTCACACCGCTTGATTTGTACAATATTGATGGAAATGTTACAATTTTCTATTTGGTGCAAGCATTGGCACAaccttcatttaaaaaaaaaaacatgaatcatAGTGGTATCAGGTATGCCCTCTAAATTAAAGTGTGAGTAATACCAACTATGCATCACATGTATTTGATTTCAAACTCATGTTCTTTATAAATAAACTCTACGTTTATTCTTGGTCCAATCTTGAGGATATTTCTCAAATAAATATGTGCATAACCATATGAGGAACCATCCATATTACATAGAAGTGACAAAATGTATGTACGTACGATATAGTCACATAATTAGTTCCATGTATCCTGTATGAtccttaaaaattattataagcaTGCCTTAAGTAAGGATTcgaaactattagcaaaatgctaATATTTTACATGACCAACTCCTTATCTTTAATACTATCTATGATGACTAAGTTTTCGGAGTTGTCACGTCTGCTACtccattttcatttattttagcCAAAGACAGTAATTGAGTAGTCCATATTCTAACGGCTTTAAATGACAAATCAATAAGTCTAAGCCCACAATgaaactttaaacatacaccTAATAAATAATCTCgatccaaaacaaaaaagaaagccCAACTTTTATGCCAGATAGCAATAACGAGGATTTATTTATGTAACTTTATGAAACAACACAAATGTATCAATATAAAAAACCCTCAAGATGAATCAATCTCATAAATCTTTGTTTACTTTATGTCTCTCAACATTGAATTTTTGAGCCTTTTTCAAATCTTAATGACCCAAGATCAATTTGATGAGACCAAAAACTCcaataaatgctaaagaatcCAACTCATGATAGTTCACCATAAACTTCATGccattgttaaaataaaaactattaaagttgttacaacattttcataaatatgttgcacaacttttagttcaaacaatttgaactattgattttataattaacaaGGCAAAGTGTCGTATCCTTGAAGTGGAACAATCTTGAAATGGGATatcttaatgatcaaatgatcactcccactaGTCAAGCCATTACTCCCATTAATCAAGTCATTCTTAAGcattatataaatgatatacATACACACTAACGATCCTCATGTCCAACTAGTTTAACAAGAAATAGAATtgcccaccatagttggacatgctaaatatgtacatgtaaTAGACACAATTTCCAActaattgaacaaattaaattgctaTAGTTGAAATTTGGCTAGATATGTACACTTCCAATATAAGGATCCAAAAGTATATCAtgtctaaaattcaaaaaggatCTATTGTGATTGGGCTGAAAAACCAAGTAAGCCATGTATAGTAACAATTTTAAAGTTACTAAGTTtttggagattaacaaaatacatgtgTTGCCAATGAAACCCATGTCTCATAGAATTATAACTGACCTTAaagttataaattctaaaatgaatggtatgataaaattttatcttgatcATCAATTTAACCAGAAGAACTTaatgacataaaacttgcctgtaggctaaagatttattcaattagactcaaCAGAGACTTTATGACAATCAAATagaagaatctagtgacataaaacttgtctgtaggctaaagttttattcaattagatccatctACAAGCTTATGATAAAACTATCAAACCATGTTCCTTTTCTcaatccctgtgggtaaattcagaaatatgatttgattttttatccTGACTATTTACATAAGCTATGATAAAATCTACcgataaaaattttattatagtttATGTAATTAGTTACAAGGTGATCAAAATATCTTACTAATttcagttatgaaattgtattgatCACTTGATATATGTACACTAAAGAATATTAATTCATCAAGCTATTAATCTAATTTCCTTTTAATGCAtaataaatacacacaaaagAAACTAAACTAATACCTTCATGTGGATAAACCTCAAGAATAATATTCTTTGAATACGtacatatatcaaaattttatgatAGAAGATGacaattctcaatttatttacatCATAACCATATGTTAAATAAATTAACTTTCCTCCTATCTGTAAGAGTATGATAAAACTCACCAAAACTATATTctgatacataattgcctgtgggctaaattatgatcatataTAGTTTGGTGTTTTTACCATAATTAATCATATGAACATAATAAAATTGTCTGTGaactaaatttcattatatcatataattaatcacaatcaATACGTCTATGGCTGTATGTGatcacacaaaattttaattaaatactgtggctattctttaattaatcaaaattatatgatcactagatgattatcttgatattttaggcatcaactttaaatgagttaattccagcaatggtcctccgactatgttaatTTTCCAAAAACAGTCTccgatttttaatttggacaatttaagtcccttgactttcaaaatttttccAACGTTGgtcctttcatcaaatttttgttaagttgaggtcaaattaATGGGTACAATTGCCCGTTCACATGTTttatgtattattactcgtatttctcctgtcttatacgctatatatatgaatataat contains these protein-coding regions:
- the LOC116016935 gene encoding small nuclear ribonucleoprotein Sm D2-like isoform X2, with product MSRPMEEDAPGKNEEEEFNTGPLSVLMMSVRNNTQVLINCRNNRKLLGRVRAFDRHCNMVLENVREMWTEVPKTGKGKKKALPVNKDRFISKMFLRGDSVIIVLRNPK
- the LOC116016935 gene encoding small nuclear ribonucleoprotein Sm D2-like isoform X1 → MEEDAPGKNEEEEFNTGPLSVLMMSVRNNTQVLINCRNNRKLLGRVRAFDRHCNMVLENVREMWTEVPKTGKGKKKALPVNKDRFISKMFLRGDSVIIVLRNPK
- the LOC116015496 gene encoding nucleolar protein 16 → MGRSRRKYKSSRAKVRVGLPKKNPHIFKPAFNVPPKLRSLLDPHSQWDEKGSVIENYKSFGVVSNPNLLGVRSRTSHIVESDSLQVPPPASADDADSDAEFQPLDSGSDLEEDDLKSALGKKRRDGQSAPPQPLTAMQRVYVRKLVEEYGDDYQRMFMDTKLNKMQHSVATLEKLCKRYHMYQDKNPLIVGS